The sequence below is a genomic window from Gemmatimonadales bacterium.
CAGGTCCGCGCGCTCTGGCCCGGTGCGCGGGTGATGCCGCCCGCGCGCGTCGCCGACCAGGTGTTCGCCTCCTCCGCGCGCGGCGACCTCCGCGGCCCGCTCCTCTGGACCGCGCTCGCGCTCGGACTGCTCGAGGTGCTGCTCGCGAGCACCGTGGCGCGCGGGCGTGCCGAGAGCGGCGGAGGTGGGCACGCCGGCCAGCGCGCAGCCGCACCCGCCGCGCGCGCGGGGGCGCGCCTTACCGTATGAGTCTCGACCTCATCCTCGACGCCTTCGGCCGCGCCCCCGCCGCGCGCGACCTTCCCACGCGCCTTCCGGCGCGCGGAGCGGCACTTCGCCTGGGCGGACTTCCCGGCTCGAGCGGAGCCGTGCTCGCGGCGTGGCTCGCGCGCGAGCTGCCGCAGCGGCTTTTCGTGGTCGTGGCGCCATCGCCGGGTGAAGCGGAGCGCTGGCTCAGCGATCTGACGTTGCTCACCGACGAAGCGGTGGCGCTCTACCCCCAGCGCGAGGCGCTGGGCGAGGACGAGCCGCACTACGAGATCGCGGGCGAGCGCGCGGAGACGGTCGAAGCGCTCCTGAGCGGCCGGCTCCGCATCCTGGTGACGACCGCGCGCGCCACGGCCGAGCGCACGCTGGTGCCCGCTGCGCTGGAGCAGAGCCGGCTCACCCTCGCGCGCGGCGCGCGGCACCCGCTCGGCGGGCTCATCGACGCGCTCGAGGGGATGGGCTACCGCCGCGTGCCCACCGTCACCGAGGTCGCGGAGTTCAGCGTCCGCGGCGGCATCGTGGACGTGTACGGGTTCGGCATGGCGGGCGCGGCGCGGCTCGAGTTCTGGGGCGACGAAATCTCGTCGCTCCGCGCGTTCGACCTCACGAGCCAGCGCTCGCTCGAGGAGCTGGACCAGGTGACGGTGCTCCCGATTACGAGCGAGGCGGTGCGGCGGACGGACGGGCGGGCGGTCAGGCGGACGCTGCTCGAGCTGCTACCCGCCGATACCCTCGTCGTCGAGGAAGCCACCGGCCCCGATGCCGACGAGGTGAACCGCGCGTGGCGCGAAGCCGAGCACCACCTCGAGGTGGCCCGGAAGCTCGGCGAAGACGTGCCGAGCCGCGCCGATATCTTCGCCGAGCCGGCCGGGTGGCGCCGCTGTCTCGAGGGATTCGCGCGGCTGCTCCTGCGCGAAGAGCCCGCGGACTCGCAGTTCGGCTTCTTCCCGCCCGAGCGGGTGGACCGCGATCTCAACCGGCTGCGCGCGCTGCTCAGCGGGTCGCCGCCGACGCTCGTGCTCTGCGACAACGAAGGCCAGCTCGAGCGGCTGGAGGAGCTGCTGGAAGAGGGCGGGCGGCGGCCGTCGTCGGCCACGTTCGCCATCGGTGCGCTCGATGGCGGGTTCGTCATGCCGTCGCTCCGCGTGCTCACCGACCATCAGATCTTCCGCCGCGCGCGCCGCCTCCGCCGCACCCGCCGCTACCGCCAGGCGGCGCCCTCCACCACCACCGGCACGCTCACGCTGGGCGACTACGTGGTGCACCTGGACCACGGCATCGGCGTCTACCGCGGCATCGAGACGATCACCGTGGGCGAGAGCACGATGGAAGTGGCCGTGGTCGAATACGAGGGCGGCGACCGGCTCAACGTGCCCCTCTACCGGCTCGACCAGCTCGAGCGCTACCGCGACGTGAGCGGCAACGGCGACGGCGCGCCGCCTCGGCTGCACCGACTCGGCGGCACGTCGTGGCAGCGGGTGCGCGACCGCACCCGGAACGCCATCCGCAACATGGCCGCCGAGCTGCTCGATCTGTATGCGCGCCGCTCGGTGACCGGCGGCTATGCCTCGCCGCCCGATTCTCGCTGGCAGCGCGAGCTCGAGTCGAGCTTCCTTTACGAGGACACGCCCGACCAGCGCAAGGCCACCGACGAAGTGAAGCACGACATGGAGCAGCCGCGTCCCATGGACCGCCTGCTCGTGGGCGACGTGGGCTACGGCAAGACCGAAATCGCCGTGCGCGCGGCGTTCAAGGCGGTGCAGGGCGGCAAGCAGGTGGCCGTGCTGGTGCCGACCACGATCCTGGCCGAGCAGCACGGGCGCACCTTCCTCGAACGACTCGCCGATTATCCGGTGAAGATCGAGGTGCTCTCCCGCTTCCGCACGGCCAAGGAGCAGCGGCAGGTGCTCGACCGGCTCGCGTCGGGCGAGATCGACATCGTGATCGGCACCCACCGGCTCCTCTCCAAGGACGTCATCTTCAAGGACCTCGGCCTGCTGGTCGTGGACGAGGAGCACCGCTTCGGCGTGCGGCACAAGGAGCGACTCAAGGCGCTTCGGCTCGAGGTCGACGTGCTCACCCTCACCGCGACCCCGATTCCGCGCACGCTGCATCTCTCGCTCGCCGGGCTTCGCGATCTCACGCTCATCGAAACGCCACCGCGCGACCGTTCCGCCATCCTCACCTTCGTGGAGCCGTGGGACGACGCGCTGCTCGAGGAGGCGTTCGCCCGCGAGCTGGACCGCGGGGGCCAGGTGTTCGTGGTGCACAACCGGATCGAGACGATCGCCACGATCGCCGCGCGGGTGCAGGCGCTCGCACCGCGCGCGCGGGTGGGCGTGGCGCACGGCCAGATGGCCGCCGACGAGCTGGAGGACGTGATGCGCCGATTCGTGGCGGGGGAGGTCGATATCCTCGTTTCCACCATGATCGTGGAATCGGGGCTCGACGTGCCCAACGCCAACACGATGGTGGTGCACGACGCCCACCGCTTCGGGCTGGCGCAGCTCTACCAGCTCCGCGGCCGGGTGGGCCGGAGCCACCGGCGGGCGTACTGCTACCTGCTCGTCCCCGACAGCATCGATGCCGATGCCGAGGAACGCCTGAAGGTGCTCGAGCATCATACCGATCTCGGCGCCGGGTATCGGATCGCGCTCAAGGACCTGGAGCTCCGCGGGGCGGGCAACCTCCTGGGCAGCGAGCAGTCGGGACACGCGCAGGCGGTGGGCTTCGATTTGTATCTCCGCTGGCTGGAGGAAACGGTCGCCGCGCTCAAGGGCCAGGGCGGCGCCGAGGTGCCCGCGCCGCCCGACGTCGTGCTCGACCGCCCGGCCCACCTGCCGGACGGCTACGTGCCCGACGACGACGTGAAGCTCGACCTCTACCGCCGACTGGCGCGGAGTGTCACGTCCGGCGACATTGATGGGCTTCGCGCCGAAATGCGGGAACGGTTCGGACCCCTCCCGCCGGAGGCGGAGACGCTGCTCGACATGGCGCGGATGCGCGTCACCGGAGCGGAGCTGGGCCTCCAGCACGTGCTCGTGCGCGGCGACGAGGCGCGGCTCACGTTCCGGGCGGGCACGCAGCCCCGGCTCGCCGGGCTCACCGCCGCGCTCGACGACGTGCAGCTCTCGGCGGAAGTGCGGCGCACGGTGCCGCTCTCGCTCCGGCTCCTCCGCTTGGGCGGCGAGCCGATGATTCCGGCGCTCGTGCGCGCGCTGCGCGCGGTGTTGCAGTGATGTTCACACGGTCAATCTCACGATCTGGAGTGTGCATGCGTCGTTTCGTTCTCGCATCGATGGCCGGTCTCACCGCTGTGGGCCTTGCCGGGTGCAACCGCTTCCGCGATGCGTTCACCGCGCACGCCAATACCGCCGCCGAGGCCGGCGGCGCCACACTCTCCGCCGACCGACTGGCCAAGCTCTTGACCAGCCGTCCGGGCGTCCACGCGAGCACCGACGCGGCCAACTTCGTCACCAACCTGTGGGTGGACTACACGCTGTTCGCGGAGGCGGCCACGGCCGGCAAGCTGCCGAAAGACTCCGCCTCCGCGGCGCGCGCGCTCTGGCCCGAGATGGCCGAGCTCAAGACGAATCACTGGCACGACTCGCTGGTGGCGCGGCGACCCCAGCCCGATGCGGCGGCCATCGACAGCGTGTACGGCGGCGACCAGATCCGCGTCTTTCAGCACATCCTGTTCACCGTTCCTGCGGGTGCCAAGCCCGACGTCAAGGCCGCCGCCCGCAAGCAGGCCGATGCCACACTCGCAAAGATCAAGCGCGGCGCGGATTTCGGTGAGCTCGCCTCGGAGCTCTCGGGCGACCCGGGCAGCAAGGCAGACCACGGCTTCCTCCCGCCGAGTCCGCGCGGCTCGTTCGTGCCCGCGTTCGACAGCGCGGGCTGGAAGCTCGCGCCCGGCGCGGTGAGCAGCGTGGTCGAGACGCAGTTCGGTCTGCACATCATCAAGCGGCCGGCGGAGCGCGACGTCCGCGATCGGCTCGCAGCGTGGCTCGGCCGGAGCGCCGGCGCCTCGGCCGATTCTTCGTACATGGAGAACCTCGCGGCCGCCAATAAGCTCGAAGTGGCGAAGAGCGCGCCGGCCGACATGAAGGCGGCGCTCGAGCACGTGCAGGCGTCCCGCAGCTCGACCCAGCAGCTCTCTTCGTTCACCGGCGGCGGTCTCTCGGTCGGCGAGTACGTGAAGTGGCTGCAGGTGCTGCCGCCCCAGTACTCGGTGCAGCTCAGGGCGGCCAACGACACCATGCTCAGCAAGTTCGCGCGGGTGCTCTCGCTCAACCTGCTGCTGTTGCGCCAGGCGGACTCGGCGCACGTCCAGCCGACGGGCCAAGAGTGGCGGGAGATCTACGGTAAGTACAACGCGACGCTCGACAGTCTCGGCGGCGACCTCGCCGTCGCGCCCGGCGACACGGGCGCGGCCAAGGCCGCCGGCGACAAGGTCGACCGGTTCTTCGACCGCCTCGTCTCCGGTGAGGCGCGGCTCCGCCCGATGCCGGTGGCGCTCGGCAGCGTGTTGCGCGAGAACACGCACTACTCGATCAACGAGAAGGGCATTGCGCACGCGGTGCAGCTTGCGGAAGCGACCCAGGCCCGCGCCGATTCGGCTGCGGCCAAGGCGGGCACCAAGCCGCCCGGCGCATTCCAGCCGGCTCCGGGTCCGGCGCCGGTGCCCGAGCAGCCCTCCGGCGCGGATGCCGACTCGGGCAAGGCGCACGGCGCGAAGTAACGGCGCCGTGCGGGCAGGCTACTTTTCGATCATGCGTACAAGAACAATCGTCCTCGCCGGTCTCTGCGCCTGCGCCGCCTCGGTGGCGCGGGCGCAGGCCCCGGCCGACACCATCCAACCGCCGCCCACCACCGCTCCGGTCTTCACCGATACCCTGCTCACGCCGACGCAGTTGCCTGGCGGCGCTGCGCCGGGCGGCGCTGCGCCGGGTGCCACGGCGCCCCCGCCCGCAGCGGAGGCCGTCGCACCAGGCGCCGACACCGCCACCGGGCCCACCGTCCTCCGCGACACTTCGTTCGTGGTGGATCGGGTGCTCGCCGTCGTGGGGACGCATCCAGTCCTCGAGTCGCAGGTGGACGAGGAGATTTTCTCGCGCCAGTCCCAGGGTCTCACGCTGCCGCAGACGCAATCGGCGCTCGACTCGCTGCGCCGGCAGGTGGTGCAGAGCATCGTGGACGAGCAGTTGCTGGTGCAGGAGGCGCAGCGCGATACCACGATCAAGGTGACCGACCAGGAGATCAATGAGGGCGTCGAGCAGCAAATCAAAAAGGTCCGGAGCAACTTCAGCAGCGAAGCCGAATACGCGGCCGAGCTCAAGAAGGCGGGCTTCGAGACGCCGGACGAGTATCGCCGCTGGCTCGGCGACCAGCAGCGCCGCGCCGCCTATCAGAACCGGCTGATCGAGAAGCTCCGCGGCGAGGGCAAGCTCAAGTCCGTGGTGCCGAACGAGGAGGAGATGAAGGAGTACTTCGCGGCGCAGAAGGACAACCTCGCCAAGCGACCCGCGACCATCTCTTTCAGCCAGATCGTAGTGGCGCCGACGCCGTCGCTCGAGGCGAAACAGCGCGCCTACGAGCTCGCCGACTCGATCGCCATCGCCTTGCGCAAGGGCGGCGACTTCGCCCTCGCCGCGAAGCGCTTCTCCGACGATTCGGCGTCGCGCGAGCAGGGAGGCTCGCTCAACTGGTTCCGCCGGGGCGTCATGCTGCCCCAATTCGAGCGGGTGGCCTTTGTGCTCAAGCCCGGCGTGATCAGCGATCCGGTGGAGACCCAGTTCGGCTACCACATCATCCAGGTGCAGCGGACCCAACCGGGCGAGGTGCAGGCCCGGCACATTCTCATCGCGCCCGAGATCACACCCGCCGAAGTCGACAGCGCGCGAATCGTCGCCGAGGCAGTGGCAAAGGCGGCGCGCGCGGGCGCGCCGTTCGATTCGCTGCAGCAGGCTCACCAGGATCAGTCCGAGCAGAAGGAAGCGAACGACATACCGATCACCAAGCTTCCGCCGGCGTACGCGCAGGCCATCGGCGATGCGCCCGCGGGTACCGTGCTCGATC
It includes:
- the mfd gene encoding transcription-repair coupling factor: MSLDLILDAFGRAPAARDLPTRLPARGAALRLGGLPGSSGAVLAAWLARELPQRLFVVVAPSPGEAERWLSDLTLLTDEAVALYPQREALGEDEPHYEIAGERAETVEALLSGRLRILVTTARATAERTLVPAALEQSRLTLARGARHPLGGLIDALEGMGYRRVPTVTEVAEFSVRGGIVDVYGFGMAGAARLEFWGDEISSLRAFDLTSQRSLEELDQVTVLPITSEAVRRTDGRAVRRTLLELLPADTLVVEEATGPDADEVNRAWREAEHHLEVARKLGEDVPSRADIFAEPAGWRRCLEGFARLLLREEPADSQFGFFPPERVDRDLNRLRALLSGSPPTLVLCDNEGQLERLEELLEEGGRRPSSATFAIGALDGGFVMPSLRVLTDHQIFRRARRLRRTRRYRQAAPSTTTGTLTLGDYVVHLDHGIGVYRGIETITVGESTMEVAVVEYEGGDRLNVPLYRLDQLERYRDVSGNGDGAPPRLHRLGGTSWQRVRDRTRNAIRNMAAELLDLYARRSVTGGYASPPDSRWQRELESSFLYEDTPDQRKATDEVKHDMEQPRPMDRLLVGDVGYGKTEIAVRAAFKAVQGGKQVAVLVPTTILAEQHGRTFLERLADYPVKIEVLSRFRTAKEQRQVLDRLASGEIDIVIGTHRLLSKDVIFKDLGLLVVDEEHRFGVRHKERLKALRLEVDVLTLTATPIPRTLHLSLAGLRDLTLIETPPRDRSAILTFVEPWDDALLEEAFARELDRGGQVFVVHNRIETIATIAARVQALAPRARVGVAHGQMAADELEDVMRRFVAGEVDILVSTMIVESGLDVPNANTMVVHDAHRFGLAQLYQLRGRVGRSHRRAYCYLLVPDSIDADAEERLKVLEHHTDLGAGYRIALKDLELRGAGNLLGSEQSGHAQAVGFDLYLRWLEETVAALKGQGGAEVPAPPDVVLDRPAHLPDGYVPDDDVKLDLYRRLARSVTSGDIDGLRAEMRERFGPLPPEAETLLDMARMRVTGAELGLQHVLVRGDEARLTFRAGTQPRLAGLTAALDDVQLSAEVRRTVPLSLRLLRLGGEPMIPALVRALRAVLQ
- a CDS encoding peptidylprolyl isomerase, which codes for MRRFVLASMAGLTAVGLAGCNRFRDAFTAHANTAAEAGGATLSADRLAKLLTSRPGVHASTDAANFVTNLWVDYTLFAEAATAGKLPKDSASAARALWPEMAELKTNHWHDSLVARRPQPDAAAIDSVYGGDQIRVFQHILFTVPAGAKPDVKAAARKQADATLAKIKRGADFGELASELSGDPGSKADHGFLPPSPRGSFVPAFDSAGWKLAPGAVSSVVETQFGLHIIKRPAERDVRDRLAAWLGRSAGASADSSYMENLAAANKLEVAKSAPADMKAALEHVQASRSSTQQLSSFTGGGLSVGEYVKWLQVLPPQYSVQLRAANDTMLSKFARVLSLNLLLLRQADSAHVQPTGQEWREIYGKYNATLDSLGGDLAVAPGDTGAAKAAGDKVDRFFDRLVSGEARLRPMPVALGSVLRENTHYSINEKGIAHAVQLAEATQARADSAAAKAGTKPPGAFQPAPGPAPVPEQPSGADADSGKAHGAK
- a CDS encoding peptidylprolyl isomerase — its product is MRTRTIVLAGLCACAASVARAQAPADTIQPPPTTAPVFTDTLLTPTQLPGGAAPGGAAPGATAPPPAAEAVAPGADTATGPTVLRDTSFVVDRVLAVVGTHPVLESQVDEEIFSRQSQGLTLPQTQSALDSLRRQVVQSIVDEQLLVQEAQRDTTIKVTDQEINEGVEQQIKKVRSNFSSEAEYAAELKKAGFETPDEYRRWLGDQQRRAAYQNRLIEKLRGEGKLKSVVPNEEEMKEYFAAQKDNLAKRPATISFSQIVVAPTPSLEAKQRAYELADSIAIALRKGGDFALAAKRFSDDSASREQGGSLNWFRRGVMLPQFERVAFVLKPGVISDPVETQFGYHIIQVQRTQPGEVQARHILIAPEITPAEVDSARIVAEAVAKAARAGAPFDSLQQAHQDQSEQKEANDIPITKLPPAYAQAIGDAPAGTVLDPFPLQGAQGRTKYAVVKVTERRPAGDVRYEDVKDEIRDQLGQQLSIRRYLDRLKAETYVDVRM